tatatTGGTTTTGCTTCCTCCTGGACCGTCGCTGGCTGTGGCCGCCGTGGCGGTGCTCTGCTCTTCAGGGGCAGGAGACTTGATCACTGCCACGCTCAAAGCACCCGCTGCGGTGCCTCCTGCCACCCATGCTGTCTCCACCTTTGTCGTTGCCCCCGATGCTGACTCTTTGTCAAGCACCGTAGGCTTTGCTTTTGCAGTGGCCACATCGGGCACGGTAGCGGGCTTGTGGGAGTCCAGTtggatcccctcccccccagcaaacGCTGCAGACGTGGCCCCGGCCACCTCAGAGCGCGTGTGGAGGCTCCTGATGCTGACCTGGTCCTGATCCCACTCTCCTTGGaaatcctcccctgccgggctccGCCCGTCCTCCTCCTCGAACACAGGCATGCCGATCATGTCCCCGGCTGGAATGGCATAGGTGCTGCTGTGACTGTCCACTGGTGGTCGCAGGAGGTAAATCAGCTTTTCCCAGTAGGCAAAGAGGTCTTCCTGCGCGTCCAGAGGGGGACACAGCTGCAGGTAGCAGGAGCGGCCAGTGGCAAACTTCACGCGCAGCTGTTGTTTCTCACGATTGTGAGCGGAGATCCTCACGAACTTCAAGGGAAGGAGCCTGGTGAGCTCTAAGGTCTTTGCAGCCTTGTGGCTCTTCCCCTTGGTGGCCTGGCTGCGCTCAGCGTGCTCTTCACAGCCGGTGGCCCATCGGGCCAGCAGCATGATGTCTGGGAGTGGGAGGACGGGGCTGCTGGATGCGATGCCCACGGTCACCATGCAGACACAGTTGTGCACGTCGATCACGTCTCCCCTCTTCGTGATCTGGATAAAGTCGCTCTCGAATATCGGTGCGTACCTGAATATGTCGTATTCGCCCTTGTGCAGTTGCTGCTGCAGCTTCCCCATGGTGGTGTTGAACAGGCCCACCCCGGTGCTGCTCTGGGCCGTGTGATACGGGAGCAGAGAGTCCCCAGTCATGGCTGTCTTTGATCACGACAGGCAGCGCGGTGAAGGCgggcccctggctcttccctccctcGGCTTCGTTGGCAGAAGAGCGAGCTGCGGTGCTCCTGCCTCCTGCGTCACACAAGCAGCCCTACGGCAGGTTTTCCAAGCCCACCCCACCGGCCCCCACCTTTGCCTCAGGGTCTCCCGGAGGCAGGGGTGTGGGTAGGGGCACAGATGATCACAGCGGGGACGCTGTAGGGCGCCTGGACCCCAGGCTAAATCTCTTCAAGTTGTCGAGAGGTATGGTaggctccccctctgcctcacctcacttctgcttctggattttttatcTCCCCAAGAGGCCGTCAACTTCAGTCCTAGTGAGAGAAGTAACCACTTTCTCAGCCTAACCCCCTGGCACAGCCTATTTATCCTCTGATGCCCTTTGTGACCTATCACTGTCACACAGCCCTTTGCCTCAtcgcccagctgccccctcagggcagggcccccatcctctcccaaacACCCCATTGCCCCCGCGGAGGACAGGCCCATCCTGCCAGGGACTCAGGTgggtaccaaaataaaaatgtcttcaactgggaaaattttgtgtgggtcctttttcttttcctcccccaaattcagctactggatgaaa
Above is a window of Balaenoptera acutorostrata chromosome 1, mBalAcu1.1, whole genome shotgun sequence DNA encoding:
- the LOC130707247 gene encoding Golgi-associated RAB2 interactor protein 4-like; the protein is MTGDSLLPYHTAQSSTGVGLFNTTMGKLQQQLHKGEYDIFRYAPIFESDFIQITKRGDVIDVHNCVCMVTVGIASSSPVLPLPDIMLLARWATGCEEHAERSQATKGKSHKAAKTLELTRLLPLKFVRISAHNREKQQLRVKFATGRSCYLQLCPPLDAQEDLFAYWEKLIYLLRPPVDSHSSTYAIPAGDMIGMPVFEEEDGRSPAGEDFQGEWDQDQVSIRSLHTRSEVAGATSAAFAGGEGIQLDSHKPATVPDVATAKAKPTVLDKESASGATTKVETAWVAGGTAAGALSVAVIKSPAPEEQSTATAATASDGPGGSKTNIATGGTAGTSLRSRKTALAGAADNSQYASSTSTSLSPEAGRTAVGAEPTSETVRGRANKEDEGSLISTLPQEGQVSEQDGSSQRVSQARKGRRESREQWEEERALRSPSLCGSVESHHKAAGNKVIQKAAGRCSGGRRATRDDQKEKGHGSPGGSEQGTGHKGVSRAPITNEPRTSHKPGRSLSTASSASATKRFSRISSFFRNIRASLTRKTAGSSRDKGVNILAKAVEGTRMEAIIETAESGQGLEITGGVTSEAMEPVTIEAHQ